From the Streptomyces nigrescens genome, one window contains:
- a CDS encoding IucA/IucC family protein yields MSPEPQPSHRAWQHAARRLFAKTLAEFAYEEVLTPEPDGTAPDGTPQYRLPVTDTLVYRFRARRGAYGHWRVDPDSITPDTDPFHFLTHAHDTVLGLSGDTTGHLIRELTATLAADTRLDAGALSAAELADLDYASLEGHQTGHPWLVANKGRLGFSATDAATWAPEARTARRLPWLAAHHSIAHYRGIPTLATPDRLYGEELAPATRHSFARTISDQGLDPADYLYLPVHPWQWDETIAPLFAPQLADRSIIALPTDNDLRLPQQSIRTFLNLSRPEARTVKLPLSILNTLVWRGLPTERTLAAPAVTRWVHGLRDADPYLRDETRVILLGETASVTVEHPLYDRLPGVPYQFKELLGCIWREPVTGHLDPGERARTLAALLQTDPRGRALTAELVRRSGLAPRAWLARLFAALLPPLLHFLYRYGTVFSPHGENAIVVFDEQDVPTRLAVKDFVDDVNTSSRPLPEHDSMPDDVRAVLLTEPPAFLTQFIHSGLFVGVFRYLAPLCADQLGVPEAEFWSLVRAEILRHHERFPSLKERHETFDLLTPRIERLCLNRNRLHVDGYRDRTHRPHAAVHGTVPNPLHMP; encoded by the coding sequence TTGTCTCCTGAGCCCCAGCCTTCGCACCGCGCCTGGCAGCACGCCGCGCGCCGACTGTTCGCCAAGACCCTGGCGGAGTTCGCCTACGAGGAAGTCCTCACCCCCGAGCCCGACGGCACCGCCCCCGACGGCACCCCGCAATACCGCCTGCCGGTCACGGACACACTGGTCTACCGCTTCCGCGCCCGACGCGGCGCCTACGGCCACTGGCGCGTCGACCCCGACTCGATCACCCCGGACACGGACCCCTTCCACTTCCTCACGCATGCCCACGACACCGTGCTGGGCCTGTCCGGCGACACCACCGGCCACCTCATCCGCGAGCTGACCGCCACCCTCGCCGCCGACACCCGCCTCGACGCCGGCGCGCTCAGCGCCGCCGAACTCGCCGACCTGGACTACGCCTCCCTCGAAGGCCACCAGACCGGCCATCCCTGGCTCGTCGCCAACAAGGGCCGGCTCGGCTTCTCCGCCACCGACGCGGCGACCTGGGCCCCCGAGGCCCGCACCGCCAGGCGCCTGCCCTGGCTCGCCGCGCACCACAGCATCGCCCACTACCGAGGTATCCCCACCCTCGCCACCCCCGATCGTCTCTACGGCGAGGAACTCGCCCCCGCCACCCGGCACTCCTTCGCCCGCACCATCAGCGACCAGGGCCTCGACCCCGCCGACTACCTCTATCTCCCCGTGCACCCCTGGCAATGGGACGAGACCATCGCCCCCCTCTTCGCCCCACAGCTCGCGGACAGATCCATCATCGCGCTGCCCACTGACAACGACCTCCGCCTGCCGCAGCAGTCGATCCGCACCTTCCTCAACCTCAGCCGGCCCGAGGCCCGGACGGTCAAGCTGCCGCTGTCCATCCTCAACACCCTCGTCTGGCGCGGTCTTCCCACCGAACGCACCCTCGCCGCGCCCGCCGTCACCCGCTGGGTCCACGGCCTGCGCGACGCCGACCCCTATCTGCGCGACGAGACCCGGGTGATCCTGCTCGGCGAGACCGCGTCCGTCACGGTCGAGCACCCCCTCTACGACCGGCTGCCCGGCGTCCCGTACCAGTTCAAGGAGCTGCTCGGCTGTATCTGGCGCGAGCCGGTCACCGGCCATCTGGACCCCGGCGAACGCGCCCGCACCCTGGCCGCGCTGCTGCAGACCGATCCCCGGGGCCGCGCCCTGACCGCGGAGCTGGTGCGCCGCTCGGGTCTGGCCCCGCGCGCCTGGCTGGCCCGGCTGTTCGCCGCGCTGCTGCCGCCGCTGCTGCACTTCCTCTACCGGTACGGCACGGTCTTCTCCCCGCACGGCGAGAACGCCATCGTCGTCTTCGACGAGCAGGACGTCCCCACCCGCCTCGCCGTCAAGGACTTCGTCGACGACGTCAACACCAGCTCCCGGCCGCTCCCGGAGCACGACTCCATGCCGGACGACGTCCGGGCGGTGCTGCTGACCGAACCGCCCGCCTTCCTCACCCAGTTCATCCACTCCGGCCTCTTCGTCGGCGTCTTCCGCTACCTCGCGCCGCTGTGCGCGGACCAACTGGGCGTGCCCGAGGCCGAGTTCTGGTCACTCGTACGGGCGGAGATCCTGCGCCACCACGAACGTTTCCCTTCCCTCAAGGAGCGGCACGAGACCTTCGACCTGCTCACCCCGCGGATCGAGCGGCTGTGTCTGAACCGCAACCGTCTGCACGTGGACGGTTACCGGGACCGCACCCACCGCCCGCACGCGGCCGTGCACGGCACCGTCCCCAATCCGCTCCACATGCCGTGA